One segment of Fuscovulum ytuae DNA contains the following:
- the tolB gene encoding Tol-Pal system beta propeller repeat protein TolB gives MTLIRTLTPVIALALGLMAGASAPVLAQSQGPLRITITDGVIEPLPFAVPMFVAENGAAADYAANITRVIAADLAGTGLFREIPAEAHIARVTSFDAGVSFPDWQAINAQALIVGAVSASGGQIVVKFRLFDVFSGQQMGDGLQFAGTPDTWRRMAHKVADAVYSRITGEGPYFDSRVVYVAESGPKNQRVKRLAVMDYDGANAAYLTDGASIVLAPRFSPTGNQILFTSYESGFPRIYLMDLGSLSVQALAQTEGNMTFAPRFAPDGRTVVFSLERGGNSDIYALDIGSGQVRQLTNSPSIETAPSFSPDGSQIVFESDRTGSQQLYVMPASGGEGRRISNGPGRYGTPVWSPQGDYIAFTKQNAGRFHIGVMRTDGSEERLLTASFLDEGPTWAPNGRVIMFTRESAGAGGQAALFSVDISGRNLRQIPTDGPASDPAWSPLLP, from the coding sequence ATGACGTTGATCAGAACCCTCACCCCCGTGATTGCGCTGGCGCTTGGCCTGATGGCCGGGGCCAGTGCGCCCGTGTTGGCCCAATCGCAGGGGCCGCTGCGGATCACCATCACGGATGGTGTGATCGAACCCTTGCCCTTCGCGGTTCCGATGTTTGTGGCCGAGAATGGCGCGGCTGCGGATTATGCGGCGAATATCACGCGGGTGATCGCTGCCGATCTGGCCGGAACGGGCCTGTTTCGGGAAATACCGGCCGAGGCCCATATCGCGCGGGTGACAAGCTTTGATGCGGGCGTGTCCTTCCCGGATTGGCAGGCGATCAATGCGCAGGCCCTGATCGTGGGCGCGGTGAGCGCGTCGGGCGGCCAGATTGTTGTGAAGTTCCGGCTGTTTGATGTGTTCAGCGGCCAGCAAATGGGGGACGGACTGCAATTTGCCGGCACGCCCGACACATGGCGGCGGATGGCGCATAAGGTGGCGGACGCGGTCTATAGCCGGATCACGGGCGAAGGCCCCTATTTCGACAGCCGCGTCGTTTATGTTGCGGAAAGCGGGCCGAAGAACCAGCGGGTGAAGCGGTTGGCAGTCATGGATTACGATGGGGCGAATGCGGCCTATCTGACGGATGGCGCGTCCATCGTGCTGGCACCGCGGTTTTCGCCGACGGGCAACCAGATCCTGTTCACAAGCTATGAATCCGGCTTCCCGCGCATCTATCTGATGGATCTGGGATCTCTTTCGGTGCAGGCCTTGGCGCAGACGGAAGGCAACATGACCTTCGCGCCGCGCTTTGCCCCCGATGGGCGGACGGTGGTCTTCAGCCTTGAACGGGGCGGGAATTCGGACATCTACGCGCTGGACATCGGCAGCGGGCAGGTGCGGCAGCTGACCAATTCGCCGTCGATCGAGACGGCGCCAAGCTTTTCGCCTGATGGCAGCCAGATCGTCTTTGAAAGCGACCGGACGGGGTCCCAGCAGCTTTATGTGATGCCCGCAAGCGGGGGCGAGGGGCGGCGGATTTCCAATGGACCGGGGCGCTATGGCACGCCGGTCTGGTCGCCGCAGGGGGATTACATCGCGTTCACCAAGCAGAATGCGGGGCGGTTCCATATCGGCGTCATGCGGACGGATGGCAGCGAAGAGCGGCTTTTGACGGCGTCCTTCCTTGATGAAGGCCCGACTTGGGCACCGAATGGCCGCGTGATCATGTTCACCCGCGAAAGCGCAGGTGCGGGCGGGCAGGCAGCGCTGTTCAGCGTGGACATCTCGGGGCGGAACCTTCGGCAGATTCCCACCGATGGCCCGGCTTCGGACCCGGCATGGTCGCCGCTTCTGCCCTAA
- the pal gene encoding peptidoglycan-associated lipoprotein Pal, translating to MTLLPKALLVVAVLGLAACNNPDRFGAGGAGGAGGAGGLGAGGIGTSGLGDPSDPRSIAYFNQAVGDRVLFAVDQSTLSPEARMVLQGQAQWLNANASYAIIIEGHADEQGTREYNLALGARRASAVQDFLISQGVAPNRMRTVSYGKERPIEVCSDEACYSQNRRAVTVLSMGAGV from the coding sequence ATGACGCTTCTACCCAAGGCCCTTCTCGTGGTCGCCGTCCTTGGACTGGCGGCTTGCAATAATCCTGACCGTTTCGGCGCGGGCGGTGCCGGTGGCGCCGGTGGCGCGGGTGGTCTGGGAGCGGGCGGCATCGGCACATCGGGCCTTGGTGACCCGAGCGATCCGCGGTCTATCGCCTATTTCAATCAGGCCGTGGGTGACCGCGTGCTGTTCGCGGTGGATCAATCCACCCTGTCGCCCGAGGCGCGGATGGTGCTGCAGGGGCAGGCGCAGTGGCTGAACGCCAATGCGTCCTATGCGATCATCATCGAAGGCCATGCCGACGAGCAGGGCACGCGGGAATACAACCTTGCGCTGGGCGCGCGGCGGGCAAGCGCGGTGCAGGATTTCCTGATCTCGCAGGGCGTGGCCCCGAACCGGATGCGGACCGTGTCTTACGGCAAGGAACGCCCGATCGAGGTGTGTTCGGATGAGGCCTGCTATTCCCAGAACCGTCGTGCGGTGACGGTCCTGTCGATGGGGGCGGGGGTCTGA
- the ybgF gene encoding tol-pal system protein YbgF, with product MRALRLLALAAFFPVAGFAQDAQTLADIRAEIAALQAEFNALKSELVSTGAAATGVAGGDALQRMDAIEAALMRLTGKTEEVELKLNRVVADGTNRIGDLEFRLCELEEGCDIAALGDTAPLGGAGGGAVAPIAPVVTDPASGGAVAGGPELAIGEQADFDRAKEVLGQGDFRTAADLFATFTQSYPGGPLTQEAHYLRGDALSQVGDTAGAARSYLEAFSGQPSGPQAAPALLKLGQALGALGQTPEACVTLQEVGTRFPGSAEAASAASAMAGLGCT from the coding sequence ATGCGGGCGCTTCGCCTTCTGGCCCTTGCGGCCTTTTTTCCGGTGGCAGGGTTTGCGCAGGACGCGCAGACCCTTGCCGATATCCGAGCCGAGATCGCGGCGCTTCAGGCCGAGTTCAACGCTCTGAAATCCGAGCTGGTCAGCACCGGGGCGGCGGCGACGGGCGTCGCGGGTGGCGATGCCTTGCAACGGATGGATGCCATTGAGGCCGCGCTGATGCGGTTGACGGGAAAGACGGAAGAGGTGGAGTTGAAGCTGAACCGGGTGGTGGCCGACGGGACGAACCGTATCGGCGATCTGGAGTTCCGGTTGTGCGAATTGGAAGAGGGCTGCGATATCGCGGCCCTTGGTGATACGGCCCCGTTGGGCGGCGCGGGCGGAGGGGCGGTGGCCCCCATTGCCCCCGTGGTGACCGACCCGGCGTCAGGCGGTGCGGTGGCAGGGGGGCCGGAACTGGCCATCGGCGAACAGGCGGATTTCGACCGGGCCAAGGAGGTGCTCGGTCAAGGTGACTTTCGCACCGCTGCAGACCTCTTTGCGACCTTTACCCAATCCTACCCGGGTGGCCCCCTGACGCAGGAAGCGCATTACCTGCGCGGCGATGCGCTGAGCCAAGTGGGCGATACGGCGGGCGCGGCGCGCAGCTATCTTGAGGCCTTTTCGGGCCAACCTTCGGGACCGCAGGCGGCGCCTGCGCTGTTGAAACTGGGTCAGGCGCTTGGGGCCTTGGGGCAGACGCCCGAGGCATGTGTGACCTTGCAAGAGGTGGGCACACGGTTCCCCGGATCGGCGGAGGCCGCATCGGCCGCGTCGGCCATGGCGGGGCTTGGCTGCACCTGA
- the tilS gene encoding tRNA lysidine(34) synthetase TilS, whose product MCDLARGGHTVPRIGGGRIGRVGHGGAWLHLTRDIGHIFRAALGPAARQPLGLAVSGGGDSVALLHLAVEAGCKVAVATVDHGLREEAAAEAAAVAARCEALGVPHRVLEWRWNGRGNLSDAARRARMTLLADWARGAGLAAVALGHTQDDVAETFLMRLARDAGVDGLAAMAARREVAGMVFLRPLMGVGRAELRGWLLSRGLDWVDDPTNEDAHFARVRARRAIAAMADAGVGADQIAALAGRMTDVREALDGSVAEAAARIARLDRGDVILEGAGLAQLPVEIRRRLMRDVVMWIGSAEYGPRGAELERFIAAALEGRAATLGGCRMTPGRGRLRITREMRAVAGLECATDQVWDGRWRVTGPEIDGDNSGLTIRALGIEGLAQIAGAEAATMPRLSLLASPAVWRGDMLVAAPLAGQGAGWSAACAAPFGPLSAAPLSH is encoded by the coding sequence ATGTGTGACCTTGCAAGAGGTGGGCACACGGTTCCCCGGATCGGCGGAGGCCGCATCGGCCGCGTCGGCCATGGCGGGGCTTGGCTGCACCTGACCCGGGATATCGGGCATATCTTTCGCGCAGCGCTTGGCCCTGCGGCGCGCCAGCCCTTGGGTCTGGCGGTTTCGGGCGGTGGAGACAGCGTCGCCCTTCTGCATCTGGCGGTGGAGGCGGGCTGCAAGGTCGCCGTGGCGACCGTGGATCATGGCTTGCGCGAAGAGGCGGCGGCAGAGGCCGCGGCTGTGGCTGCGCGGTGCGAAGCGCTTGGGGTTCCGCATCGCGTTCTGGAATGGCGCTGGAACGGGCGGGGCAATCTGTCGGATGCGGCGCGGCGGGCGCGTATGACGCTGCTGGCCGACTGGGCGCGGGGTGCCGGGCTGGCGGCGGTGGCACTGGGCCATACGCAGGATGATGTGGCCGAAACTTTTCTGATGCGGTTGGCTCGGGATGCCGGAGTGGACGGCTTGGCGGCGATGGCCGCACGGCGCGAGGTGGCGGGTATGGTCTTTCTGCGGCCCCTTATGGGGGTGGGGCGGGCGGAATTGCGTGGCTGGCTTTTGTCGCGCGGGCTGGATTGGGTGGACGACCCGACGAATGAGGATGCGCATTTTGCCCGCGTCCGGGCGCGGCGGGCGATTGCGGCTATGGCCGATGCGGGCGTGGGGGCCGATCAGATCGCCGCGCTGGCCGGGCGGATGACGGATGTCCGCGAGGCGCTGGACGGGTCTGTTGCAGAGGCGGCGGCGCGGATCGCGCGGCTTGACCGGGGGGATGTGATCCTTGAAGGGGCGGGTCTGGCGCAATTGCCCGTGGAAATCCGGCGACGGCTGATGCGCGACGTGGTGATGTGGATTGGATCGGCGGAATATGGCCCACGTGGTGCAGAACTGGAGCGGTTCATCGCGGCGGCTTTGGAGGGGCGGGCGGCCACGCTGGGCGGCTGCCGGATGACGCCGGGGCGCGGGCGATTGCGCATCACCCGCGAGATGCGGGCGGTGGCGGGGCTGGAATGCGCGACGGATCAGGTCTGGGATGGGCGCTGGCGGGTGACGGGGCCGGAAATCGACGGCGATAACAGCGGCTTGACCATCCGTGCGCTGGGCATTGAGGGGCTGGCGCAGATCGCAGGCGCAGAGGCCGCGACGATGCCGCGGCTGTCGCTTTTGGCATCTCCGGCGGTCTGGCGGGGCGACATGCTGGTGGCGGCCCCCTTGGCCGGGCAGGGCGCGGGGTGGAGTGCGGCCTGTGCTGCGCCATTTGGCCCACTGTCTGCGGCACCTTTATCGCATTGA